A single window of Flavobacterium aestivum DNA harbors:
- a CDS encoding UpxY family transcription antiterminator, with product MNWYVVYTKPKWEKKVAERLNEVGIKAYCPLIIKEHQWSDRKKKIEVPLFNSYIFVQVCEKDRNTIFEIPGAIRYLFWLGKPAVVKDKEIHAIQDWLNVPDIFEVMVDKWQKGDKVVLESGPFVAQSAIVQEIKQNHYVLVLESLGCILRVEKK from the coding sequence ATGAACTGGTACGTAGTTTACACCAAGCCCAAGTGGGAAAAGAAAGTTGCGGAGCGGTTGAATGAGGTTGGGATTAAGGCCTATTGCCCTTTGATAATTAAAGAACACCAATGGTCGGATCGTAAAAAGAAGATAGAGGTGCCGTTGTTCAATTCTTATATTTTTGTCCAAGTCTGTGAAAAGGATCGAAATACTATTTTTGAAATTCCAGGAGCAATACGTTACTTATTTTGGCTAGGAAAACCAGCCGTTGTAAAAGATAAAGAAATTCATGCGATTCAAGATTGGTTGAATGTGCCAGACATTTTTGAAGTGATGGTGGATAAATGGCAAAAAGGAGATAAAGTTGTATTGGAATCCGGACCATTTGTGGCACAGTCGGCAATTGTGCAAGAGATAAAACAGAATCACTATGTCTTAGTTTTAGAATCTTTAGGTTGTATTTTAAGGGTTGAAAAAAAATAA
- the rfbB gene encoding dTDP-glucose 4,6-dehydratase gives MKKILITGGAGFIGSHVVRQFVKNYPNYEIFNLDALTYAGNLENIKDIEKEPNYTFVKGDITDENFINDLFHEQEFDGVIHLAAESHVDRSIEDPLAFVKTNVIGTMNLLNAAKKQWLGDFEGKRFYHVSTDEVYGSLGTEGLFTETTAYDPNSPYSASKASSDHFVRAYGETYGLPYVITNCSNNYGPYHFPEKLIPLFINNIINNKPLPVYGDGNYTRDWLFVIDHAVAIDLVFHDGKNHETYNIGGFNEWKNIDLVKVLCQIMDQKLGRAVGESSKLITYVKDRPGHDLRYAIDASKINTQLGWKPSVTFEQGLEITIDWYLNNQDWLNNVTTGEYASYYEKQYS, from the coding sequence ATGAAAAAGATACTTATTACAGGAGGAGCGGGATTTATAGGTTCACATGTCGTAAGGCAATTTGTGAAAAACTATCCAAATTATGAAATTTTTAATTTGGATGCCCTTACGTATGCCGGGAATTTAGAAAATATCAAGGATATAGAAAAAGAACCGAATTATACTTTTGTAAAAGGAGATATTACTGATGAGAATTTTATAAATGATTTATTCCATGAGCAAGAATTCGATGGTGTTATTCATTTAGCAGCTGAATCTCATGTTGACCGCTCTATTGAAGATCCTTTGGCTTTTGTAAAAACCAATGTGATCGGAACAATGAATTTGTTGAATGCAGCCAAGAAGCAATGGTTGGGTGATTTTGAGGGTAAGCGTTTTTACCATGTAAGCACAGATGAGGTTTATGGATCTTTAGGGACTGAAGGATTGTTTACAGAAACCACAGCTTATGATCCTAATTCTCCGTATTCGGCTTCAAAAGCGAGTTCAGATCACTTTGTTCGTGCTTATGGAGAGACTTACGGATTACCATATGTAATAACAAATTGTTCTAATAATTATGGTCCTTATCATTTTCCGGAGAAATTGATTCCACTATTTATCAATAATATCATTAATAATAAGCCTTTGCCTGTTTATGGAGATGGAAATTATACTAGAGATTGGCTTTTTGTAATAGATCATGCGGTGGCTATCGACTTGGTTTTTCATGATGGAAAAAATCATGAGACGTATAATATTGGAGGGTTTAATGAGTGGAAAAATATTGATTTGGTTAAAGTGCTGTGTCAAATCATGGATCAAAAGCTTGGAAGAGCAGTAGGAGAATCGTCTAAGTTAATTACTTACGTAAAAGATAGGCCAGGTCATGATTTGCGTTATGCTATTGATGCTTCAAAAATAAACACTCAATTAGGTTGGAAACCATCAGTAACTTTCGAGCAAGGATTGGAAATTACTATCGATTGGTATTTGAATAATCAAGATTGGTTGAATAATGTGACTACTGGGGAGTATGCTTCGTATTATGAGAAGCAGTATTCTTAG